In the genome of Nitratireductor sp. GISD-1A_MAKvit, the window GTTTGTTATCCGATCTCCGAAAGGGATCATCCCAATCGCCGATCCGTGACGGCGGGAGATACTCCTCTCGTTCGGCTTCCGCAAGTCCAAAAACGGCAAAAGGACGGCACGCAAACCGTTATACAGCCCGGGAATCCGGGCTTTCTCAGCGCAATCAAACACTTGCGCGCATAAAGGAATCTTCAACAGTTATGGCGAAAAGCGGACATTTTTGCTGCAATGCAGCATCAAGATGAATCTGACGGTGCGGATTCAGAGGGTGCCAGCATCGGGCCGGGAAAAAACGTCTCGGTTCTACCGGCCAGACGATAGGCGACAAGACCGATCCACTCGCGAATCCCGACCGTGACATTCCGTAGCGAATCAAGCGCATTGTCCTGCGCCAGTCCGGGCGCTTCATTTCCCGCCGTCTTGTAATCAACTGGCCATGGGATCACAGGAAAACCGGCTTTGCGAAACACGCCAACCGCACGCGGCATGTGAAATGCCGAGGTGACAAGGAGCCATGTTTCTGCCGGTCCCGGCTTCACCAGCCTTTTGGAGAACGCGGCATTCTCATAGGTATCACGCGACCGGTTTTCCAGAATCAGCCGTTCCTGGTCGACACCAAGTGCCTCCAACAGGCGCGGAGCAGTGTCCGCGTCCCCCTCTCCGGCCAGAAAAACAGCGCCCTGCCCTCCCGAGATCAGGATTTTGGCCTGCGGGAACCGGCGTGCAAGAATGGCGGCCTCGACAAACCGATCACCGCTGGCATTCAGCTCATGGCCGCCTCGCGCCATGTTGATGGAACCTTCGAGCCCACCGCCAAGAACCACAACACCATGGATCGCACCGGGAAGCGGGTCTGGTTTGTGGAAACGGTCTTCCAGCGGCCCGAGCACAAGTGCACCAAGCGTCGTCCATGCTGATAAAAACAGCGTCAACAGCGCCAGACTGCCTGCCCCGATGGCCAGGCGGCGCCAGTGGAACAGCGCAGCCAGAAGCGAAACCGCGATCAGGATGACCACAAGACCGAGCGGTTGCAGAACCATCCAGCCGATCCCGGAAACAAGGTGAAACATGATGCGGCTCCGTCTCTATGAAAAAAGCCGCACCACGGTGATTACCACCACCTGTTCGGTGCAAAACGCCCTGCGGCCTCTTCGATCACATGCGCCGTGCGGAAGAGCGTTTCTTCCTCAAACGGCTTGCCGATGAGCTGGAGACCCAGCGGAAGGCCTTTCGCATCGAGACCGGCAGGAACCGCGATGCCCGGCAGACCCGCCATGTTGACCGTCACCGTGAAAATGTCGTTCAGATACATTTTCACCGGATCGGACGCCATTTCCTTATCGGCTATGCCGAAAGCTGCGGAAGGCGTGGCCGGCGTCAGAATGGCATCGACGCCCTGATCGAAAACCTGCTCGAAGTCACGCTTGATGAGCGTGCGCACTTTCTGCGCCTTCAGATAGTAGGCGTCATAATAACCAGCCGACAGAACATAGGTGCCGATCATGATGCGGCGCTTGACCTCTCGGCCAAAACCGGCCGCACGGGTCTGTTCATACATGTCAGCAATGTCCTTGCCGGGTACGCGCAGGCCGTAGCGCACGCCATCATAGCGCGCGAGGTTGGAAGACGCCTCGGCAGGCGCGACGATGTAATAGGCAGGCAGCGCATATTTGGTGTGCGGCAGGGAGATGTCGACGATCTCCGCACCCGCATCGCGCATCCATTCGATGCCCTTTTTCCACAGCGCCTCGATTTCCTCCGGCATACCGTCGAGACGGTATTCGCGCGGAATGCCGATCTTCATGCCCTTGACCGACTGGCCGATGGCAGCCTCGTAATCGGGCACCGGAAGATCGACGGAGGTGGTGTCCCTGTCGTCAACCGAAGCCATGGATTTCAAGAGGATTGCAGCGTCGCGCACGTCGCGTGCAATCGGCCCCGCCTGATCGAGCGAAGAGGCGAAGGCCACCGTGCCCCAGCGCGAGCAGCGGCCATAGGTTGGCTTGATGCCGACCGTACCGGTGAAGGCGGCAGGCTGGCGGATCGAACCGCCGGTGTCCGTTGCGGTGGCACCCGCGCACAGGAATGCCGCAACCGCTGCCGCCGAACCGCCCGACGAGCCGCCCGGCACGAGATCGGCGTTGGAGCCTTCCGCGCGCCATGGGTTGATGACCGGTCCGTAGTAGGATGTCTCGTTGGACGACCCCATGGCGAACTCGTCCATGTTGAGCTTGCCGAGCATCACCGCGCCGTCGGCCCACAGATTGGCGGTGACGGTGGATTCGTATCTGGGCTTGAATCCATCGAGAATGTGGCTGGCGGCCTGCGTGTGGACGTTTTCGGTCGCAAAAAGATCCTTGATGCCGAGCGGAATG includes:
- a CDS encoding YdcF family protein — protein: MFHLVSGIGWMVLQPLGLVVILIAVSLLAALFHWRRLAIGAGSLALLTLFLSAWTTLGALVLGPLEDRFHKPDPLPGAIHGVVVLGGGLEGSINMARGGHELNASGDRFVEAAILARRFPQAKILISGGQGAVFLAGEGDADTAPRLLEALGVDQERLILENRSRDTYENAAFSKRLVKPGPAETWLLVTSAFHMPRAVGVFRKAGFPVIPWPVDYKTAGNEAPGLAQDNALDSLRNVTVGIREWIGLVAYRLAGRTETFFPGPMLAPSESAPSDSS
- the gatA gene encoding Asp-tRNA(Asn)/Glu-tRNA(Gln) amidotransferase subunit GatA, with product MTELTKLTIAEARDKLVAKAFTATELTEAYLSAIDTANEKLNAYVAVTHDKARAMAKASDEKIAKGEAGALEGIPLGIKDLFATENVHTQAASHILDGFKPRYESTVTANLWADGAVMLGKLNMDEFAMGSSNETSYYGPVINPWRAEGSNADLVPGGSSGGSAAAVAAFLCAGATATDTGGSIRQPAAFTGTVGIKPTYGRCSRWGTVAFASSLDQAGPIARDVRDAAILLKSMASVDDRDTTSVDLPVPDYEAAIGQSVKGMKIGIPREYRLDGMPEEIEALWKKGIEWMRDAGAEIVDISLPHTKYALPAYYIVAPAEASSNLARYDGVRYGLRVPGKDIADMYEQTRAAGFGREVKRRIMIGTYVLSAGYYDAYYLKAQKVRTLIKRDFEQVFDQGVDAILTPATPSAAFGIADKEMASDPVKMYLNDIFTVTVNMAGLPGIAVPAGLDAKGLPLGLQLIGKPFEEETLFRTAHVIEEAAGRFAPNRWW